AGGAGATCTGCGTCGACTAGGTGGGCCACTTCTCCAGCGAGGGTATCGTTGTCCCCAAATCTGATTTCGTCGATCGCCACAGTGTCATTTTCATTGATAATCGGAATGACTCCTAGCTGAATAAGGGTATTCAAGGTATGACGCGCATTCAAAAATCGTCGACGGTTGGATAAATCCTGGTGAGTTAAGAGAACCTGGGCAATCTTGTTTTTCGTGTCTTCAAACGCCATCTCATAGGCTTGCATGAGGCGGCTTTGTCCGACGGCAGCGGCGGCCTGCTGAAGGGGTAATTCAGTGGGATAAGAAGAAATGCCGAGGTGTGCGATGCCGGCAACGATGGCCCCGGAGGAAACCACGACAATCTGTCGATTCTGAGTCTGCAGGGTGCCCAATTCCTGGGTTAAACGGTTAATACGGTCGAGACGTAAACCGCCCTGCGAAGAAGCCACCAGGCTGCTTCCAACTTTGACGACGATCTTCTTACACGCCGCTAGCACTTGCTCGTGCATGAAGTCTTTGCTTCCAGAACGGCGTTCCCTAAATAGGTCACAAGTGATGGGAGGCCTTCCCTGGTCACGGCCGAAATGGGAAAGAATGGATAGTGGTGTGTGGAACAATACTCCCGTAGAGCTTCCAAGTGCTGCCCGTTTCCCTGTGAATCAATTTTTGTGGCCACGATGGCAAACGGTCGTTCAAGGAGTTCGGGGTCAAAGGCCTGGAGTTCTCTTTGTAGCGTTTCCACGATCACAATGGGATCTTCTGAAATCCATTCGGTGATATCGACCAGATATAACAAAAAGGCGGTTCGCTGGATATGTCGCAGGAATTTAATTCCTAACCCTTTCCCCTCATGAGCGCCTTCAATCAATCCTGGAATGTCGGCGACGACAAATGACGAATGCTCCATCCATTCCACCACTCCCAAATGAGGTCGAAGAGTCGTGAACGGGTAACTGGCAATTTCTGGATGGGCAGAAGAGATCGCTGAAATCAAAGTGGATTTGCCGGCGTTTGGAAAGCCCACCAAACCGACATCGGCTAACAGTTTTAACTCCAGATTCACCCATCGCTCTTCGCCAGGGGTCCCTGGTTCGAATTGACGTGGCGCTCGATTTGTTGACGTGGCAAAACGTGCATTGCCCTTTCCGCCTTTGCCTCCTTTGGCCACAATGGCGGTTTGTCCTTCTGCAATAAGATCGGCAATGATGTCGCCGTCCTCGGTTTTCACGAGAGTTCCGACAGGAAGGGCAATCAGGATATCTGAGCCATTGGCTCCGTGGCAGTTCGTCTTGAGGCCTCTGACGCCGGACGTGGCCTCGTAGTGTTTTTGATATCGCAAGTCGAGCAAGGTTGAGACTCTATTGGAGGCCACAAACACCACGTCTCCTCCATCACCACCGTCGCCACCATTGGGACCACCAAATTCAGCAAATTTTTCTCGTCGAAAGCTGCAGTGTCCGGTGCCACCGTCACCCGCTTTGATGAATATCCGTGCTTGATCAATAAACATACTGATCCTTAAATCCTAGCGGACTTACAAGAGACAAATGAAGAAGATGAATTGAAAAAAGCAGGAAACGGGAAGGGAAGCTAGACGGGAGGATACACGCTCACCTTGCGGCGGGCGATTCCTCCTTCAAACTTAACGATCCCGTCTACTTTGGCAAAGAGTGTGTAGTCGCTTCCAAGTCCGACATTTGTCCCAGGAAAGAATTTCGTTCCGCGTTGACGAACGATAATACTTCCGCCAGTCACCTTTTCACCGGCATAGGCTTTGACGCCTAAATATTGTGGATTGCTATCGCGACCGTTGCGGGATGATCCGCCGCCTTTTTTATGTGCCATGAGTCAAACCTCCAAAGAATTTCAAAGACCAATGTTAAGCAGATGCCACAATTTCAGTGATTCGAACCTGCGTGAATCCCTGACGATGGCCCTTGGTCCTTCGATAGTTCTTACGCCGTTTCTTTTTGAAAATGGTAATGGACCGGGTTCGCGCATGTCGGATAATCTCCCCTTTGACCACTGCATCTGAGATCATGGGAGAGCCGACAATCGGTGCTTGGTCCGTTTGGACAAATCGCACTGAGTCAAATTGGATGATTGATCCAACATCCCCTTCAAGGGACTCGATTTGTAGTATACCGTTCGGTTC
The sequence above is a segment of the Nitrospira sp. MA-1 genome. Coding sequences within it:
- the obgE gene encoding GTPase ObgE yields the protein MFIDQARIFIKAGDGGTGHCSFRREKFAEFGGPNGGDGGDGGDVVFVASNRVSTLLDLRYQKHYEATSGVRGLKTNCHGANGSDILIALPVGTLVKTEDGDIIADLIAEGQTAIVAKGGKGGKGNARFATSTNRAPRQFEPGTPGEERWVNLELKLLADVGLVGFPNAGKSTLISAISSAHPEIASYPFTTLRPHLGVVEWMEHSSFVVADIPGLIEGAHEGKGLGIKFLRHIQRTAFLLYLVDITEWISEDPIVIVETLQRELQAFDPELLERPFAIVATKIDSQGNGQHLEALREYCSTHHYPFFPISAVTREGLPSLVTYLGNAVLEAKTSCTSKC
- the rpmA gene encoding 50S ribosomal protein L27, which produces MAHKKGGGSSRNGRDSNPQYLGVKAYAGEKVTGGSIIVRQRGTKFFPGTNVGLGSDYTLFAKVDGIVKFEGGIARRKVSVYPPV
- the rplU gene encoding 50S ribosomal protein L21, which gives rise to MYAIIETGGKQYRAEPNGILQIESLEGDVGSIIQFDSVRFVQTDQAPIVGSPMISDAVVKGEIIRHARTRSITIFKKKRRKNYRRTKGHRQGFTQVRITEIVASA